From a single Tepidisphaeraceae bacterium genomic region:
- a CDS encoding glycosyltransferase family 2 protein, whose translation MDKRPISIVIPLLDEVENLPKLYEELIAVARDNNYTFDITFVDDGSKDGSWEVIERLAAADPNVRGICFRRNFGKAAALSAGFEVAKGPLIMTLDGDLQDDPREIPRFLEQMDSGLDVVSGWKQTRHDPIHKVWPSRVFNGMVSGLTGVRLHDHNCGMKCYRAEIFDEVRLYGELHRFVPVLAAAKGWKVGEIAINHRPRTAGHSKYGVRRFVKGFLDLLSVYFITGYGQRPLHLLGTFGLVAFLLGGVGMTYLGIYWVLRVTIGDESWLPLHQRPAVIYSAALLLLGAQLMSIGFIAELITANARRDVTPYSTKRVTKRIEKAEELTRV comes from the coding sequence ATGGATAAGCGCCCCATCTCGATCGTCATCCCCCTGCTCGACGAGGTCGAGAACCTGCCGAAGCTGTACGAAGAGTTGATCGCGGTCGCGCGAGACAACAACTACACGTTCGATATCACGTTCGTCGACGACGGCTCAAAGGACGGGTCGTGGGAGGTGATCGAGCGCCTGGCCGCGGCCGACCCGAACGTGCGGGGCATCTGCTTCCGCCGCAACTTCGGCAAGGCGGCGGCCCTGAGCGCGGGGTTCGAGGTAGCCAAGGGGCCGCTCATCATGACGCTCGACGGCGATTTGCAGGACGACCCGCGCGAGATCCCCCGCTTCCTCGAGCAGATGGACAGCGGGCTGGACGTCGTCAGCGGCTGGAAGCAGACCCGCCATGATCCCATCCACAAGGTCTGGCCGTCGCGCGTGTTCAACGGCATGGTCAGCGGATTGACCGGCGTGCGCCTGCACGACCACAACTGCGGCATGAAATGCTACCGGGCCGAGATCTTCGACGAGGTCCGCCTGTACGGCGAGCTGCACCGCTTCGTGCCCGTTCTGGCGGCCGCCAAGGGGTGGAAGGTCGGCGAGATCGCGATCAACCACCGTCCGCGCACGGCCGGTCATTCGAAGTACGGCGTGCGGCGGTTCGTCAAAGGCTTCCTCGACCTGCTCTCGGTCTACTTCATCACCGGCTACGGCCAGCGCCCGCTGCATCTGCTGGGTACCTTCGGGTTGGTCGCGTTCCTGCTGGGTGGCGTGGGCATGACCTACCTCGGCATCTATTGGGTGCTACGCGTGACGATCGGCGACGAAAGCTGGCTGCCGTTGCACCAGCGGCCCGCCGTCATCTACTCTGCGGCGCTGCTGCTGCTGGGGGCGCAGTTGATGTCGATCGGGTTTATCGCGGAGTTGATTACGGCGAATGCCAGGCGCGACGTGACGCCATATTCAACGAAGCGGGTGACGAAGCGGATCGAGAAAGCGGAAGAGCTCACGCGGGTTTGA